In Anaerolineales bacterium, one DNA window encodes the following:
- a CDS encoding FAD-dependent oxidoreductase, which produces MYDLIIIGGGPAGLTAAVYAIRKRLNVLLVSKDLGGKTNYRLALPWIEDYQVIKGLEVVNKFRTELEYQDFARHIEAVEKVEKKGEHFVVTTKNGAALEAKAVILATGTRQVRMNVPGEKEFTMKGLCYSALSYAPLFIDKSVIVIGEEELALRSAGELSTIAREVTMVCANDNMLGSALGRKLQEAGNVKIMKDCEIVEVQGDEYARTLILKDKAGKLREYPADGMFVEKALTPNTDMVKKLVELDKQGRIIVDNECRTNIPGLFAAGDVTNCYAEQVLIAVGEGAKAALSAYDYLLPKL; this is translated from the coding sequence ATGTACGACTTGATCATCATCGGAGGCGGACCCGCAGGTCTGACAGCCGCGGTGTATGCCATCCGTAAACGACTGAATGTCCTGCTCGTATCGAAGGACCTCGGTGGCAAGACCAATTATCGCCTCGCCCTGCCTTGGATCGAAGATTACCAGGTCATCAAGGGGCTGGAGGTCGTCAACAAGTTCCGCACCGAGCTGGAATATCAAGATTTTGCCCGCCACATTGAAGCCGTTGAGAAGGTTGAGAAGAAGGGGGAGCACTTTGTGGTCACAACCAAAAACGGCGCGGCATTGGAAGCCAAGGCTGTGATCCTTGCCACGGGAACGCGCCAGGTGCGCATGAATGTGCCCGGCGAAAAAGAGTTTACGATGAAGGGATTATGCTATTCGGCCCTGTCCTATGCGCCGCTCTTCATTGACAAATCCGTGATCGTAATCGGTGAGGAGGAACTGGCCTTGCGCTCGGCGGGCGAACTCTCCACGATTGCCAGGGAAGTGACGATGGTCTGTGCCAATGACAACATGCTGGGATCGGCGCTGGGACGAAAGCTGCAGGAAGCCGGCAATGTGAAAATCATGAAGGATTGCGAGATCGTGGAAGTGCAGGGGGATGAATATGCCCGAACGTTGATCCTCAAGGACAAGGCCGGCAAACTCAGGGAATATCCAGCCGACGGCATGTTTGTGGAAAAAGCGCTCACTCCAAACACGGACATGGTGAAGAAGCTCGTCGAATTGGATAAACAGGGACGCATCATCGTTGACAATGAATGCCGCACGAACATCCCCGGTCTCTTCGCGGCGGGTGACGTAACGAACTGCTACGCCGAGCAGGTACTCATTGCGGTTGGCGAAGGTGCCAAGGCTGCGTTGAGCGCTTATGATTATCTGCTGCCGAAGCTTTAG
- a CDS encoding NADP-dependent malic enzyme: MNTEELLAKAKKPSADAMKLHPFYRGKIETNLKCTVHSFDDFAIWYTPGVAAPCRAIQADPELVYEFTNKWNTVAVVSDGTRVLGLGDIGPKAGLPVMEGKALLYKYLGGVDGVPIMLDTKDPDAIINTVIMLQPGFGGVNLEDISNPKCFYILDTLREKAEIPIWHDDQQGTATVTLAGLINALKVVGKKMEDVSIAFIGAGASNVACSRLIFGWGADPAKCYVVDTKGILGKHRKDIKMRKAEYKDKWKLCNITNAQGREGDIPDAMKGVDVVIGLSKPGPDVLLPEWIKSMAKDSIVFACANPVPEIWPWVAKEAGAAVVATGRSDFPNQVNNSLGFPGIFRGTLDVRARTITDEMCFAAAQAMANHVGDRLAPDFILPDMDDWEVFPREAAAVAMKAIEQGLARMETTYEEEFQRASKIIKRSRDMTKCMMEEGFIAEPPADDDDHTEVDMETIKAAY; the protein is encoded by the coding sequence ATGAATACAGAGGAACTGCTTGCAAAAGCGAAGAAACCCTCTGCCGATGCAATGAAACTGCATCCGTTCTACCGGGGGAAGATCGAAACCAACCTCAAATGCACCGTCCACAGTTTCGATGATTTTGCCATCTGGTACACGCCCGGTGTCGCCGCGCCCTGCCGGGCCATCCAGGCCGACCCTGAACTGGTTTACGAATTCACCAACAAGTGGAATACCGTTGCCGTGGTCAGCGATGGGACACGTGTGCTTGGTTTGGGTGATATCGGACCAAAGGCAGGCTTGCCCGTCATGGAAGGCAAAGCCCTGTTGTATAAATATCTGGGCGGCGTGGACGGCGTTCCCATCATGCTGGATACCAAAGACCCCGACGCCATTATCAACACCGTGATCATGCTCCAGCCCGGGTTTGGCGGCGTCAACCTCGAAGACATATCCAACCCAAAGTGCTTCTACATCCTCGATACCCTGCGCGAGAAGGCGGAGATTCCCATCTGGCATGACGACCAGCAGGGTACAGCCACAGTGACATTGGCGGGACTCATCAATGCCTTGAAGGTGGTCGGTAAAAAAATGGAAGATGTCAGCATTGCCTTCATCGGCGCTGGGGCATCGAACGTCGCCTGCTCGCGCCTGATCTTCGGCTGGGGCGCCGACCCCGCCAAGTGCTATGTGGTCGACACCAAGGGCATCCTCGGCAAACACCGCAAGGACATCAAGATGCGCAAGGCCGAATACAAGGACAAATGGAAACTGTGCAACATCACCAATGCACAAGGGCGTGAGGGCGACATTCCCGATGCGATGAAAGGCGTGGACGTGGTCATTGGTCTTTCCAAACCCGGGCCTGATGTGCTTCTCCCGGAATGGATAAAGTCGATGGCAAAAGACTCGATCGTCTTTGCCTGCGCAAACCCGGTGCCTGAGATCTGGCCCTGGGTGGCGAAAGAGGCAGGTGCGGCCGTGGTCGCAACCGGGCGTTCCGACTTCCCGAATCAGGTCAACAACTCGCTGGGCTTTCCCGGCATCTTCCGCGGCACGCTGGATGTCCGCGCGCGCACGATCACGGATGAGATGTGCTTTGCCGCCGCGCAGGCCATGGCGAACCACGTCGGTGACCGCCTCGCGCCTGACTTCATCCTGCCGGATATGGACGACTGGGAGGTCTTTCCAAGGGAAGCCGCTGCCGTGGCCATGAAGGCCATCGAGCAGGGACTGGCACGCATGGAGACCACCTACGAGGAGGAATTCCAGCGTGCTTCGAAGATCATCAAACGCTCACGCGACATGACGAAGTGCATGATGGAGGAGGGCTTCATCGCCGAGCCGCCCGCAGATGATGACGATCATACCGAAGTGGATATGGAAACGATCAAGGCCGCTTATTAG